The genome window CATGGTGCTCAATCTCAACTTGCCCGTCGTTGCTGCAATCGCTGGACAGCACTTTACCTCCAGACACAGGGCTGGCTGGGGCAGGTTTGGGACACCCTAGCAAGCACGAGTACGCATGCTCACCGATAACATGTTTATATGTATTGTTTTGGGTTTAAAATGTTAAGAATTCCAACATATTTCCATAGGAGAGCTGAAATATATGAATCAAAATTTCCACCAGAGAGGAAGAGGTTATCTGTTACTCAGGTGGGATGGTTGTaggtggagtggaatgaagaagtGATAAGTTAGGGGAATCTTCCAAAGAGGTTTTATTTGTCATTCAAGCCAATCCTCATCGACAGACCGATTTGCTCGGCGAAAGTTAATAGAGTTGGTCTGTTTGCACCCTCTTCACGGGCCGTCATTGACAAAGGCCCATAGACCCATGGGCAAAATCTTTAAACAACGTCAATCTTCATTGTGgtcagacacgccagtcctcgtcgataaATCGACTTGGTCGGCGTAAGCCGATGAGTCGATGTTGGTACCCTCTTCCAAGTACCTTCTTCATGGCCACTCCGCGGAGGGACAAAACAACATCTTTATTGTTACTTCGCGTTGTTCTGAGACACTCTAGTTCTCGTCGGCAGACCGACTTATAGTGGGCGTCAGCCAATAGAGTTGGCCTGTCGACACCCTCGTTATGTTCGTCTCATTGTTCAATGTTCATTGTCTCTACCACATGATGCTTAGTCAAACTGAAATCGCTCTCGCCTTCAGAGACACGctagtcctcgtcgacagacagACTTGGTCGGCTCTGCTtacgtcagccgatagagtcgaaGCACCGTGCTACGGGCCGCCATATATTGGCAAAGGCTCATGCCCCCCCTTtaaggagggagcaatctttaaaCAACAACCCTCGCCTTTATGACACATTTCCGCATATCGTGAAGTGATTACACAGGACTGTTCGTGTAATAAAACAGTGACATGGACAAATTAATACAGTACAcacattttcttaatttctttaaaATTCAGCTTCCCATAATTCCCTCATATTAATTCGTGTTGAATTTTCAATCACATTTTGGAAATCAGGTGCCTTATTAATAAGCAGGTCTGGGGGTGAAGTTTTCCTCTCTGAAGATTAGTCGCAGAATCGGGGCTCTCGCAAATTCCGTGAGAGGTAAAAGTACCCTGGAAGGTCTTTCAGCAGTTTAGGAGTAAAGGATAAATTTTTGTAGGTACTCGGCGTGATGTGCTGAGCAAAAAGAGTGACTCAGAGCTGGAGAATAGGTATAGACTAGATAGAAAGGGCATGAGGAAAGAAGGGGTAGGTGGTCAAGAAAATATGGTCTCCTTGACGGCGGATGCATGCAATATAGATAACATGGGTGGTGGTCAGCGTCAGTGACTCACCACAGGCCGCCCTGCCTGCCACCGTAGTCTAGCTGAGCGAAACTAGAGTTTATTATCAGTTTATACGAATGTAAATaacaattattaaaaaaaatgaaaccatAAATAATAAGCATATAGCCCATATTACGGCCTATATTTGTAAAAAACAAAGCGAAATTTCTCCTTCTACGAGTTATCTGTTTGCAATAAGGTGGCACATAGGAGTAATCTCGGGAGTACCTCGTGCGAGGAAAAACGGCCTCCTCTTACGATTCTTTATCAATTTGGCCCCGGCACTGTTCTCTGTGGCCCCCCGTGGTGCAGTGTTTAGCGTGCCTAACTATGAATTTGCGGGCTTGGGTTAGGATTCCGCCCCGGAAAGTTGGCCAGCGGCCCACATatttgttcatccttcctttcgggacgGTCAAGATATGGATACCTGGGAAAGCCTGGAGagggtaaactgtgataacctaGCTGGATGTTTCACTGACCCTGTTGTTGTTattcaaagattgctccctccctataggGGGGAGAGCACGGGCAtttagcagggtgccgacagaccgactctatcgactgacgtcagccgagccgaccaagtcggtctgtcgacgaggactgacgtgtctctgtggccctgtgtcccgggtatATATAATGAGTTTTCACCCAAAACAGATTCAAGTGTTAATGGTAAGGAGATGAACAAAACGACCACGCGCAGCTAACTTTTGCCTCCAACTTTACTTATATTCTTCTCTAGTAATGATAGTACACTTACCAATGCAAAAGTATATATGTGGTGAAAATTGACGAGATCATTAGACATGTGTTGAAGCAGTATGATGGGTAAACGTCACACTCCGGCTGATCAGCCCTCTGCCGTTGAGGTGAGAATTATGTCACTAACCACCCAGCCCCCTTTTACAGCCCCACCCCAAGCGAGTAAACTTAATATTTCAGTGGCCTTTGGTTTAGGTATCCACACTGGTTTACTTTTAAAATGCATGTTTTGCGCGGTGACTTGTGGCAAGCCTTTGACTAAAGGGATTAACAAAGATGATACTCTGGCCaagagggctgtgtgtgtggagccctccTACACACATGAGCTGCATACCTCATACGAGGCCAGACAAGGCACatatatatggacagcatctgggaaagggaaagaactggcggagacgatacagaacgcctagcctcggaatatataaataagtaagaGATGAAGTATGAGATTTGCAGCTGAAATTTTGAGCTCAGGATAGACAGGATAGACTAGATAATTCAGGAtagaatgtttagtgtagaagaaggtgactgttgagtgttatcgaagaatagaggacaggtgtttgaaagattgtatCGAAGTGAGAGTTGGAGAATGAGtctttgaggcattgaaggacaccaagttgcTCCTACCCCATTCGGGTATGATAACAAGGTTTGAGGAAaggcgttctgcagcttccatcCTTACgttatgtaattcctgttggaaTGATCtgtcaaaagatgttgagtaatgcagagtagagtcatcggcgtgagtggataggacagtttgttatggaatgaTTATTAACCCATTCATTGCCAGAGGCAGACACCCTCCAACCTCCTGATGCCGGGCAATTTTCGAATTTTTAAGGGGGCTTAATCACTATATTATGATATAAAAACAAtaagtatgtgcattttgaacaaTATCGTTCCAAAACGATGGTCGGAGGTTGACTGACTGTGTCCCGGGAGCGTGGCTTGGGTTAAGGGGAAAAGTGGGGCTCGCTGAACAATGGTAGGCCTACAAGCCAAGCAAGTGTGGGCGAGCTGGCTACAGTGCTTCTTGCGCTACGATTTTTTAAACTGCtgtccatttatatatatatatatatatatatatatatatatatatatatatatatatatatatatatatatatatatatggacgtGGCACTGAGGGGAAGGATCGGGTTGTCCATAGATATACGGACGTGGCACTCAAGGGGTTAATgaccaacagaaagagagtggtaGTTAAAACAGAGCCCTGCAGGGCACCATTGTTAATAGGTataggggaagaacattgaccgaCCACCAAcgcagagatagatcggccagagaagaaactggaaataaaaataTAGGGAGAGGGATAGAATATGTAGGTGGGTAGTTTGAAAAaggaaagatttgtgccaaactttagcaaaagctttcgagatgtctagGCCAcaccaaaagtttcaccgaaacggttgaGAGAGGGTGACCAgaagtcagttaggaaagcaagatcaccaatagaacgccccttgcggaacccgtactggCGGTCAGAGAGGTCATAAGATGTTAGATGCTTAAGAACTTTCCTCTTAAGGATTGATTCGAAAGCTTTAAGAGAACAAGAAGTAAAGCTACAAGACagtagtttgaaggattagagtggtcacccctcttaggcacaggctgtatataTGCGTGattcaagcaggaaggaaaggtagacgttAAAATGCAGAAACGAAAGAGTTTgaacaggcagggtgtcagcacggaagtacagtttttaaggacaataggaggcactccactGGGCCCATAACCCTTCCGAGGAtcgaggccagagaggacatagaaaacatcattcttaagaattttaataacaggcctAGTgggtcagagggggaatgagtaggagtaGGATGCCCGTAATCATCCAGATGGTAATTTTTAGAGAGTCTGAGCGAAGAATTCAACTTTAGACATAAATGTGACATGAGTGTAGCCATCACGAataaggagaggtgggaaagaagaagtaaaattaATAGATATATATTTTGGCTAGATTCCAGAAAGTTCTGTGAAGAATTTGAGAAAGCAAGATCTTACCATTTTCCATTAATGAAAAAGGTTTTCGTGAGTCGAAGAATTCATTTGGCGCTATTTTGGGCAGATATTTAGATATCAGGACTTACAGAATGGTCACTTTCCTTTTGTGAGCAGCCTCTCTGATTTTGAAaggacgagaacaagcgtgattgaaccagaGCATATTAGCCGGAGGCGTTGAGAAAGTACATACGTAGATTGTGTTCTTCCTTTCCAGAAATAATCACATCAATAAGGGGTTGGGCACACAGAGATGGGTCTTTgacctggaagcagtaattattccaaGATAAATCGGTAAATACCATCTCACTTCGTTCCACCGAGCCGAAGTACAATGCCAGAAGCACCGTCTCCTCAGCGGGTCCAGAGGTTGTACAGGAATGATGGGACAGAATGCAAGAATATGGTTGTAATCGGAGGGGCCCAACGGTCAGAACAGTTTAACAGactaagctgaaggattagaggttaaaAAGAAGTCTGAAATGTTGGGGGGGTGTCTCCAAGGTTGTCAGGGGTACGTGCAGGGTGCAGAACCAGCTGCTCAAGATCACtgaagagagcaaagttgtaggcttgttcaccagcctggtcagtgaaagaggataaagccaaagctggtggtgaatgtTGAAATCTCGTAAGATGGAAATttaagcgaagggagagtgactgagtgagtcAAGATATACTCCGCTTTGgacttcaaatagtcaaagatttttacatagtttgtagagttaagtaagagataaacagcatagaATGACAGTTAAGTCtataaggcggtggctgagtggttagcgtggcgGTCCCGCGTTCGCCGCGTCCCgtatgatgtgggttcgaatccgtcgctatcacctgggatttttcagtcaccgctgagtaatctaagactacccacatgctgtcatgaaaaccacccatcaacccgggctctaaaAAAACTGTCCAAGGGAAATCAGGAATGAACTCCGGTGGCAGCTTGAGCCAAAAGTAGATGGCGCCTTTATGAGCACTTGCTTGCGCCATTACGGCCTTGAGCCGACCACCAGGTTCatccaagaaagcctaccagtgccaggccaggaaaaaaaaaatagatggtgtAATATTTTCAATAATCATGGACGTGAGCACGAGAGAAAGTGATGTTGTTTTGTAAATAGATGCAAAATCCATCTTTGGATTGGAATATAGGATAAAGATAGTtggaaggaacagagtagagattattATCAATAGACTCAGAAATCTGTGTTTTtggttaggaagagaaggtgaggtttagagaaggagaggtagTGTTCCGCAGCAGGGAAATTTGAACAAAGACCGCCAACGTTTCAGAAattgatgaagaaaaagttggaaTAGCTATCAAGACATCTTTTGGGTCTATAGCCAAAACTGGAGTTCGATCTGGGGACATTTATGCCCCACCCCCCCAAGatagggactccgaggcattgtacTGCACAGTCGTAGTAAATTTTGATAAACATTGAGGAAGTGGTGTATGTATTGCGTACATAATTTCCTCAAAATGATCAACATTCATTATGGCGTCTCATGATATATCCTAGGAGTCCAAATGTTGAGGGGGGCCGCAAATGCCCTCTGCTCGTACTCCACTTTTTTACTGACgtcaagaggtgtcttgatagctcctctaacttttttttcatcactagtatctgcaacattcgtggtcttcattctaattttcatactcctctaaatctcaccttttcttcctaacCGAAACATAGGTCCCTGCTACTGCtgacacgactttctactcctgctcatcccCCTTCTATTCAAATTACTTATggaagaattaaccagcatcgtcaTTCTATATTTCCTTCCACTGGcaaactggaacagccttcctctgtctgtattttctcctacctacgacttgacaCTTCCAAggagagtatcaaaacacctctccttccgaaactgacctctcttcttgcCTCTCATTCTTTTGTACTGTTatttggcccttgagctgcccctcttgctgtaaaaaaagcgcaatttcagttctggtcaccttactatataatggaCATTGGTGGGCACCGCTAATTAGCTTCGCCAACTgataatccactaactaaaaagttagcttcgcttacgcttaACCGCTAAACtcataaagaaattagtggaagctaatgctaaccgctaaccgctaactttttttttatattgatttagCCTcgatttagtattttggctctaaaaccagACCAAGTGACCTAAAaattcaatatgttgtagcttaggtATAGAGCTTTCCAAAAAGGTATCGCAggccaaaatcagatgatgataaaggtgtacacatataaacaaattaaattcaagatacattttttttaaaaggaagatgcattaccctgaaatacaaaaaaaaatccctaATAATTGTCCCATTACCCTCCTCTAAGGCGTAATTTACACAAAAGTGGAAGCCCCAttattattgcgccatgtggcactattggtgctgtgtctgcccacaacagacaagaacaaacctgtatgtatttttagtggacttaaagttagcagaggaggaactacatttagcggaagttAATTGGTCCGTTAACTGTTTCCAAAATTAGCGTAAACGCTAATCAGCTAGCGAAAAAgctagcttcgctaattagcggttagcggattagcggaataGCTGGAATAAATAAGGACAGAAGAGAACATATTCAACCTGTCCTAATTTGAAGCCTAACACGATGGGaatgatattatttatttttttccttcgttgtCCTCTGTCTCCCCATTACCCCACAGAAAAGAACAAATTACCACACTTGGGGTAATTTGGTGGGGTAAATTATCCCACTTGGGGTAATTTACCCCAGGTTGAGAACTCCCGGTTTAAGGAGTAGATAACCAATCACATTTAGGCAAATTTGCTGGATGAATGGTTAATGTAAATACTTTGTACAATCTCATATGGATGTTATAAAGATTCGCGGATGCGGATGACAGATAATGAACATGACGGCCTATTTAAGACCATTTCCATATACGACCATAACACTATCTCGTGTTCTGGTTTCCTGGTTTGTCTCACAGCTTCTATTGTGGATAATAAGACGAatgtacagatttttttttttttttttttagtctcttAATACCAATGTGTCTCATTTGACAAATCGGTCGACTTACTCTTAAGAGTTAATGTAACACTGGTCATTGCTGTAATCGGCGGGTGAGCCTGGGACCGGCTGGCGTCACAAAGACTCCATCGTGGCTACACTCGCCGTGCCATGCACCAACTTCCATGATTATGAATAAAACCACTGAACACCAGAATCATACCCAGCACTCGCCACCTGACCCATCCTGCAACCACCCGGGTCTTGACCCCCACCTCTCCAGCCCCGTCCGCCACCGCTCCTGCAGCAAGGGACAATCAGGTGTGGGGGCCATACTAGGCTGTCAGAAGGTAGCACAACTATTTCCCTGtacttgtatacatttttttgttaCTTGCTATTACCTAATTTCTACAACCAACAGGAAAAACAGACCCATTTAATATATTTGGCATCAGCTGGACCACAGATTCTCTCAGGACATGGCTAACGTGCTCTTCCGATTATATAGTCGGCCTGCGGGtagcggcggggcggcgggtcGATGATGGTGGGTAGACCAGCATAGGCGAAACCTGCAGGGAAGTCGTAGTCGATATCTCGATCGAAGTAACGGTAAGGGGAGGTGTAGCCGTGCGACAAGTGGTTGCGGATAGTAAACTGCTGCGCAGGGTGCTGATAATCATACGTATTGTAATTATATGAAGAACCGGAACCTTTCTGCTGTAGCCGGAGTTGCTGCGCCTCCAGTTCCCGAAGTTGCTGCCTTAGGGCCTCAAGTTTTTCATGCTGTTTCCGATACTCGCTCAATTGTTGCTCTAAAAGCTGCTGTTCCTTGTATAAATGTTGCCTGTGGGAccggtactgttgttgttgctgtagtgaGGCCGGGGCACCAAGAGGGGGTGGAATCTCAAACTCAGCAGTCCCCTCCACGGCGCCAGTGAAGGCAGGTTGACCTGCAAGGTGGGAAACCGGAGTGTCGGGGCTGATGGGCAGGTCATTCCCCAACACGCGGAAGCCTCGCTCGTCCGCAATGTAGGAACGCACCACCTGTCACCAAACGAGGAGTATGTTAGGAGTGTGTCCACTGAACCAGTACACTGAGAGTTGCTGGTGTTGTCAGACATGGGGAGAAGCAGTCACGGTGGGAATGTACTGATGTGGTAATGCAACGGTCAAATTATAATTGCACATATTTAATACAATTCTTATCGTCAACGGTGTGCTCCCAAAATTATCTTCTCATAACGTCCATAATAACGAAAAGTTTATATTATGCTTGTTCATTCGTCCGTTTACAtttatcaagtttttttttttattgtttcgttATGATGGtccatatgtgtatgtgtattcaAATGTGTGTGGgggcaaaatgtgtgtgtgtgtgtgtgtgtgtgtgtgtgtgtgtgtctgtaattcacctcttggtctgctgcgggtttttctcgagacagccagcagttcccctacggaagagcacagagctcatagtaccgatctttgagtaggactgagaccactcacacacaacacatcgcgacaacgaggtcacaactccttgccttacgtcgcgtacctactcactgctgggtAAACAGGGGCTAtacatgaaagaagataaacccaacttatcttcacccggccggggaatcgaacccctaTCTTTCtgattgtgaggcagacgctctatccactgagctaccgggccgggccgtgtgtgtgtgtgtgtgtgtgtgtgtgtgtgtgtgtgtgtgtgtgtgtgagagagtgtgtgtgtgtgtgtgtgtgtgtgtgtgtatatatatatatatatatatatatatatatatatatatatatatatatatatatatatatatatatatatatatgaggatagcgtgacggcgccgcgttcggaacgacgcgagttcaatccccgcccggtgccaccaggctgggatttttcagccgccgccgagtggcttaaaactacccacatgctgtccagaaggccacctatcagcccggactctagattctaggattaaagatgatctcctggagggcagcatgagccaatgcaagatggcgccattataaacactggcctgcgtcacaacgggctgggccataccatcaggcccctccaaaaaaaaaaagcctaccggcgccacaggcgaagatgtaatatatatatatatatatatatatatatatatatatatatatatatatatatatatatatctatatctatatctatatctatatctatatctatatatatatatatatatatatatatatatatatatatatatatatatatatatatatatatatatatatatatatatatatatatatatatatatatatatatatatatatatatatatatatatatatatatatatatatatatatatatatatatatatataagcaaaaaGCCCTCTAAGTGTTGTTCCCGCAAGAGAAAACAGAATGATTAGTCAGAAGAGAGTCAGTCTCAGAGGGTGAGGTATTTTTATACTATTCCCCCTCTTGAAAGaaatcaagtcgtaggcaggaggatatatagaaagaggaaggcttttccagagtttacaagtgaaaggaatgaaggaatgaggttgcttcttaactcttgcatgagagaTTTGGATAGAATATGAATATGCAGGAGTAGAAAGTGGTGTGCAGCTGGGCTGTGGGAGGggtgggggcatgcagttagcatgttcagaagatcagtcatcatgaaaatatcgataaaagacagaaagggaggcgACATTACGGCGGAATATAATAGGTAAAAAACTGACAGAAAATGAAATCAAGAGTACAGAGATAGAATCCGTACGAGGGTAGCTTAGAAAGTaaatatttgtgccagactctctcttctaaacctcttaagaggaaagggatgaggattaagaggtttagaagaggattaagaggtttagaagaggattaagaggtttagaagaggattaatcctcttccaattcctcttaaccctttccatactgtgacgccgacgtctgtgtcaccgtattgaaagggttaagaccGTTCTTGTTAAGAATTGTTTCAAAAGGtttagaaagataagaaagacaaACTGGAGGACAGCATTTTGAGGGATGAAAACGAAGACGCTATTAGAGACAGAATATATGCAGGCATACCTcaagaaggaagcaaagagaaatGTTAAAAGTCagaaacgattttttttttgtgtgtgtgtgtgtgcatttgggTGTCTATAGGAGTGCATGTGTGCatctatttgtgtatgtgtgtaactcTGTGTGCTGagggggtctgtctgtctgtctgtcgttctgtgtgtgtgtgtgtgtgtgtgtgtgtgtgtgtgtgtgtgtgtgtgtgtgtgtgtatgtaactcTGCGTT of Eriocheir sinensis breed Jianghai 21 chromosome 27, ASM2467909v1, whole genome shotgun sequence contains these proteins:
- the LOC127003970 gene encoding uncharacterized protein LOC127003970 — encoded protein: MNTPALLLFLCCVAAQGTAEPSASKTYKGQILYAMAPEDRGSYYVNTKSGRYNYGYNTGDGIAKVEVKQPDGAIVGSYRYFNPTGKQVVRSYIADERGFRVLGNDLPISPDTPVSHLAGQPAFTGAVEGTAEFEIPPPLGAPASLQQQQQYRSHRQHLYKEQQLLEQQLSEYRKQHEKLEALRQQLRELEAQQLRLQQKGSGSSYNYNTYDYQHPAQQFTIRNHLSHGYTSPYRYFDRDIDYDFPAGFAYAGLPTIIDPPPRRYPQADYIIGRAR